The Notolabrus celidotus isolate fNotCel1 chromosome 6, fNotCel1.pri, whole genome shotgun sequence nucleotide sequence TATCTATCtgactatctatctatctatctatctatctatctatctatctatctatctatctatctatctatctatctatctatccatctatccatctatccatctatccatccatctatccatctatccatctatccatccatccatccatccatccatcaatcacaAAGTTGTATAGTGGAACACAACAGTGCATAACAACAGGAAGCGTTTTTATTTCTGGACTACTGGCTTTGATTACATTAAAAGAGTAGAAAATCACAATCTAGCACAGCACAAATGGGATAATATTAGAATGAACCACGTCTGAAGTTGCCACTTATTATATCTGGCATGTTAATCAGACCTTGCTTCATATAGGCTGTCATGTCTGTACATCCATCATCCACCCTCCCTCAGTCAACCAGCCTGAGGTTCCTCAGATTTCAACTTGTGTCCATTTGGCACAAATCCAATTCCAAAGGTTCTGCCTGCTTGAACACAAGCCATCTCCAAGCTCTTTCAGCTGTGGTGGATGGctctttacattttatatttcatgataCACAGAGCGGTGAGTGCTTGAAGGACTCAGCAAAGGCTCTGGGTTTAACTTCGACCATGATCCATCAGTGAAATCTATTTGGAAGCCATCTCTTCGAACAGGGCTCTCTCATTAAACTGTCTGCTTGAATGGAAGAATGAGATGGATGTAAATGTATAAAAGGTTTGTGTCTTGCCGCTGAAATTCTGGTCATGTAATGTTTTTGTGCCGTGTTTACTTGTTCAAAGTGTCTCTCTAGCTTAATATTCTAAATTGCATGCTCAGCCACCCAACTCTGAATCTTGTGTCAGATTTCAGGCTCAGAAGATTCCAGAGAATTCAGGAGGAACTTACTGAAACACACCTCTGACACAAAACTttataaaggaataaaatgcaGAATGTTGAGGAAACATTTGCATGACAGAAGCATCCCATTTACTCACCTAACCTCTATGAACAGATGAATGCTTGTGAACACAAAAACTGTAGGCAACAGTTTTATGTGTTGAACGAGGGTACCATTTGTAGTCAGAGTAATGGTGCCGACTATAAGTGGATATTGTTAGATTACAGGACATACATCCATATTGAAAGCAAAAGAGGTGTGACACAACAGGATGTTATTTAATACAGGAACAAATCCGCTCCATTAGCTTTTATTAATCTCTGTAGACAGACATCCACATTCTTAGCTCCTAGACGTTAGCGCCGCctccattctttctttttaagcttCTAGTCTAAAACACATTAGCATTAGCACATTAACAATGACATCTAGAGGCCAGAGGTCCTTTATGGTTAAATACTGGTTTCACCAGAAGCTCTTAGGAGGTGGCTGTTGATCTAAGAGGCCACATCCTCTTCAGACAATAGTCAATGGAGTCCAAGATTGCCGTCCAATTACTACCAGAGATAGTTTACTTAAAGACATACAGTGGtattacacagctgtgttaaattcATGATTGTGGTTGGTCATGACCTGACAACAGCAAAAGCAGCgtcagggacaacctgatcacgcCTTCAATCCATGCAAAgtagtccagcacatttcaccgctgcctgttgacactgtgggaaAAACTTAAGTTTCCTTTAGCATTCTAATTTGGTCAGCATTTTGGCAAAAACTTCTCTTAAGAATCAGGAAGCAATGACGGTTACTCGGCACAGATATGAGAGCGGCCTGAGGAGATACTGCCCCCATCCATCTCTGATAAGGCATAAGTGGAACTAAAAGGTACAGAGTGTAGAATATAGTGGcatgcagcagaacagacttgttATAAATAGGATAGGCGAtttataagtatgtttaaaataGTGTAGAATCACCTGAgtataaaaactgttttgtttttgctaacttagaatgagccttttatatctgcATGAGGAGCAGGTCCCCTTTCAAGGACGTCTCCATCTTGCGCCACcagtagcacagaatggacaaactagtatCATGCCCATTTTTGTATTAAGTGAGTGGCTGGACGAAGGGTACCGattgaaggaggaggaagaggaagaagaggaggaggaagaagaggaggaggaggaggaagaagaggaagaagaggaggaggtagaAGAAGAGGTAGATTAGGAGGCAGAAGAGGAGGTAGAAGAAGAGGTAGAAGAGGAGGTAGAAGAAGAGGTAGAAGAGGAGGCAGAAGAGGAGGTAGAAGAAGAGGTAGAAGAGgaggtagaagaagaagaagaagaagaagaagaagaagaagaagaagaagaagaagaagaagaagaagaagaagaagaagaagaagaagaggaggtagaagaagaggaagtggaagaagaggaggaagaggaagaagaggaggaagaggaagaagaggaggaggaggaagaggaggtagaAGAAGAGGTAGATGAGGAGGCAGAATAGGAGGTAGAAGAAGAGGTAGAAGAGGAGGCAGAAGAGGAGGTAGAAGAGGAGGTAGAAGAAGAGGTAGAAGAGgaggtagaagaagaagaagaagaagaagaagaagaagaggcagaagaggaggtagaagaagaagaagaagaagaggcagaagaggaggtagaagaagaagaagaagaagaagaagaagaggcagaagaggaggtagaagaagaagaggcagaagaagaggtagaagaagaggaagaggaagaagaagaggaagaagaagaagaggtagaagaagatgaggaagaagaagaggaagaagaagaagaggtagaagaggaagaagaggaagaggaggaagaagaggaagaagaagaggaaggagaaggagaagaaggagaatggTTTTTGTGCTCAAAATAATTTTTATTGCTATACAATTTGACagtaaataatattaaatcaaTGACAAAAAATGACACCAACTTCATATTAGGGTCCTGCTCATCCTGTAGGGCTTCAAATTTACATTGCCAACCATTCACTGTACATCATCCCTTACATATTTTAGTGTTGAACTCATTGGGTTTTGCCTCTCTAAAGCAAATAATCAATAATCCGTTGTTGATTGAAAAACTAAAGCCTCATGAATCTTTAACTGCCAGTAAAATGAAGATGAGCCAAAATATATGATATACAAGAACTAGAGTCTAGTTGCCACATAGAAACCAATATTTCACTCCCATACATGTACAACCTCACACCATAAAAATCAAACTCCTGACACTCACACATCAATATCCTCTGATTTCACGGTCAGCTCCCCTCAAATGTGTGAAGATGAACACGAAATAGGGCCTGCCTTGCAGATTTGCGAGCCTCTGATAGCCGACGGGTTGCTGTACTTCCCTCTGTATATGCGACTGAGTTATGGGCAGGGTCACATATGGCTGGTTTCACAGGTCATGAACAGTATGAGCTGCTCCTCGGGGGCCTGGCTGAGCGCTAACTCTGCTGTGCTTCATGTGTGTGCTTCTATGGAACTCAGACTGGAGCAGATTATGTCCTCAAAGTCTCACGCATGCTTGAGTTCCTGTCCTGAATGATGGCCAAATGTGACCCTATATGGACCATATGAGATGAATGAGTGACTTTGATTGACTTGCGTTCAGGGACAGCTCTTTTGAtgtgctttagaaaaaaatcactgagATGTGCATCAGTGATGGGGAGCAAGTGATGTATAGTTGACCTCTATTGGAAGTCACACAGATGTATGTGCTTTCAAAGCAGATTTATATGACCTCTAACCCACACATGTGGTTAGTATTATAGACAACATTCATCACACTGCTAGGACCTTTGGCAAAGTTGTGTATTTTTCTGTGTTGGGATTAGCATTTCCATAAGTTTCTGTCTTGTCCTCTCAAAGTGTTTTACGCAGACTCCCCATGAATCTAATACTGCATCATCTTCAGAGAAAGTGCAACATAAAAActcatttttcactttttggttcaagaacaaatcacagcaaatTTCAGACTCAAAATCTGCCTCTTTCTAACATAAGCTGTTATGGCATTTTAATTTCTTCAGATCCTAAACAGAAGCAGCAAAAGCAAGATGAGAATTTGTATGCATTGCTTTCATCAGTGTCGCCTGAGAGGAATATTACTTTCCATCAAATTCCTTGATGCCTCACAGAGGGGTCctcataaatcagcatgataacagCTTGAGAAGTGTTGAGAGATCGGCTGTGTCTAGAGGGAAGTCTTAAAGGCTGAAAAGGACTCTGGCTTACATAAGCATTGCTTTTAATTTAGTATATGAAGTAAGgtatgctttttatttttccctcCATGGGCCTTCTCTAATGTGTATCGGGAGCTCAAGAGAAAGACTTTTGATCTCAGCTTAAGCTTTCAGAACATTAG carries:
- the LOC117814053 gene encoding cilia- and flagella-associated protein 251-like, translated to VEEEVEEEVEEEAEEEVEEEVEEEVEEEEEEEEEEEEEEEEEEEEEEEEEEEEEVEEEEVEEEEEEEEEEEEEEEEEEEEEEVEEEVEEEAEEEVEEEVEEEVEEEVEEEEEEEEEEEAEEEVEEEEEEEAEEEVEEEEEEEEEEAEEEVEEEEAEEEVEEEEEEEEEEEEEEVEEDEEEEEEEEEEVEEEEEEEEEEEEEEEEGEGEEGEWFLCSK